A genome region from Christensenella minuta includes the following:
- a CDS encoding MurR/RpiR family transcriptional regulator, translated as MVGNVIDRINSEYAKMSKGQKLIADYILKEYDKAAFMTAATLSKLVGVSESTVVRFAYALGYDGYPKLQKDLQEVIQTKLTTAQRLNMMEGLTSDEVVNASFKTDINNLRVTREHINTENLERIVDSIDKARKIYILGTRSSGPLAEFLRYYMNYMNENIRLIRFDGSDIFSQILTANEQDVAIAISFPRYSMRTIEGMTYLKNCGCKVVAITDNEASPPAQIADYTLTAKSYMNSFVDSFVAPLAVINLLIIMLGLRKKDVLFANFNRLEELWQTNDVYATKELDAQITDEDIYE; from the coding sequence ATGGTCGGTAATGTGATAGACCGTATCAACAGCGAATATGCCAAAATGTCCAAAGGACAAAAGCTGATTGCGGATTATATTTTGAAGGAATATGATAAAGCCGCCTTTATGACGGCAGCGACCCTGAGCAAATTGGTGGGGGTAAGCGAATCCACGGTCGTGCGCTTTGCATATGCACTCGGGTACGACGGATATCCGAAGCTTCAAAAGGATTTACAGGAAGTCATCCAGACCAAATTAACGACGGCGCAGCGGCTTAACATGATGGAGGGCTTAACCTCAGATGAAGTCGTGAACGCATCCTTTAAAACAGATATCAACAATCTGCGCGTCACGCGGGAGCATATCAATACGGAGAATTTGGAACGTATTGTAGACAGTATTGACAAGGCAAGAAAAATTTATATTCTGGGCACCCGCTCGAGTGGCCCGCTGGCGGAATTTCTGCGGTATTATATGAACTATATGAATGAAAATATCCGTCTGATCCGTTTTGACGGCAGTGACATTTTCAGCCAGATACTTACGGCTAACGAGCAGGATGTGGCAATCGCGATCAGTTTTCCGCGCTATTCCATGCGCACGATCGAGGGAATGACATATCTAAAAAACTGCGGCTGTAAGGTTGTTGCTATTACAGACAACGAAGCTTCTCCGCCCGCTCAGATTGCAGACTATACTCTGACGGCTAAAAGTTATATGAACTCATTTGTAGATTCTTTTGTGGCACCGCTGGCGGTGATCAACCTGCTCATCATTATGCTGGGATTGCGCAAGAAAGACGTATTATTTGCGAATTTCAACCGCCTTGAAGAACTGTGGCAGACAAATGATGTATATGCAACAAAAGAGCTCGACGCGCAGATAACCGACGAGGATATCTATGAATAA
- a CDS encoding pseudouridine synthase: protein MRLQKFLADAGIASRRKAEELIAAGRVEVNGKTIREMGFLVDPEKDEIKYLNRVVKPAKKKIYLMLNKPAGCVSTCHDESGRKTVMQYVKDVKERLYPVGRLDFTTEGLLLMTNDGALTNALTHPRHNVSKKYLAVIDSEVTDEELEKLAKGVVLDDGYKTAPCILKLLSEAKDRSEVLCIITEGKNRQVRRMFAAIEKNVCYLKRVAVGDIKLGNLRKGTYRMLTDEEVAYLKKFISL, encoded by the coding sequence ATGAGACTGCAAAAATTTTTAGCGGATGCGGGTATTGCTTCACGCCGGAAAGCGGAGGAACTGATTGCCGCTGGCAGGGTAGAGGTTAATGGAAAAACCATACGAGAGATGGGCTTTCTTGTCGATCCGGAAAAAGATGAGATAAAATATTTGAACCGAGTCGTAAAACCCGCGAAGAAGAAAATCTATTTAATGCTCAATAAGCCGGCGGGATGCGTGTCCACCTGCCATGATGAAAGCGGCCGGAAAACCGTTATGCAATATGTGAAGGATGTAAAAGAGCGGCTTTATCCCGTGGGCAGGCTGGACTTTACAACGGAAGGCCTTTTGCTGATGACAAATGACGGCGCACTTACCAACGCGCTTACCCATCCGCGGCATAACGTCTCCAAAAAATATCTGGCGGTGATAGATTCAGAAGTAACGGATGAAGAGCTTGAAAAGCTGGCCAAAGGAGTAGTTCTTGACGACGGGTATAAAACGGCTCCTTGTATTTTAAAGCTTTTATCGGAGGCAAAGGACCGCAGCGAGGTGCTTTGTATTATTACCGAGGGGAAAAATCGGCAGGTAAGGCGGATGTTTGCGGCAATTGAGAAAAATGTATGCTATTTGAAGCGAGTTGCTGTCGGAGATATCAAATTGGGAAACCTGCGGAAGGGAACTTATCGAATGCTGACGGATGAAGAGGTGGCCTATTTAAAAAAATTTATTTCTTTATAA
- a CDS encoding OadG family transporter subunit, with product MNSGLSLAEKFSIAGETTALGLVVVFTCLILLIVVIIVLSAILKERKKPESRLEKVMKEPLPEVPTVQVQDDELLAVLTAAVAAAMESEGSSTPFVIRSYKRTGGSRAWNRAGRDSQITNW from the coding sequence ATGAACAGTGGACTTAGTTTAGCTGAAAAATTTTCCATAGCTGGTGAAACGACGGCGCTAGGGCTTGTAGTCGTATTTACGTGCCTGATCCTGCTGATCGTTGTAATCATAGTCCTTTCAGCCATACTGAAGGAACGTAAAAAACCGGAATCGAGGCTTGAAAAGGTAATGAAAGAGCCTCTGCCGGAAGTACCGACAGTGCAGGTACAGGACGATGAACTTCTTGCGGTCCTTACTGCGGCAGTCGCAGCGGCAATGGAAAGTGAAGGGAGTTCAACACCTTTCGTCATCCGTTCCTACAAAAGGACGGGCGGATCTCGGGCATGGAACCGTGCCGGACGGGATTCGCAGATCACGAACTGGTAA
- the surE gene encoding 5'/3'-nucleotidase SurE encodes MNVLITNDDGIHACGIRALAEAVADIGHRVTVVAPDREKSACAHALTMDMPLTVKPVDGFGMPAYAVAGTPADCVKIGMAHLLDKKADIVLSGINIGANLGSDIVYSGTVNAALEANMLGIPAVAFSQSLLRTQDEDSSAYFREAANLSVQLMQAFAVEELKECIYNVNFPAAAGSAIRGIRFCEQGISAYDDTYEKRTDPFGREYFWISGHLMEDEYNEKHQTDIKWNREGYITITPLKWNQTARDELTSLKCKMKEIKLHF; translated from the coding sequence ATGAATGTTCTGATTACAAATGACGACGGAATCCATGCGTGCGGAATCCGCGCACTGGCAGAGGCGGTAGCGGATATCGGTCATCGCGTGACGGTGGTCGCGCCCGACCGTGAAAAAAGCGCGTGTGCGCATGCGCTTACTATGGATATGCCGCTTACAGTAAAACCTGTAGATGGATTTGGGATGCCGGCTTACGCTGTCGCGGGCACTCCGGCGGACTGCGTAAAAATCGGCATGGCGCACCTGCTGGATAAAAAAGCGGACATAGTGCTTTCAGGGATCAATATAGGGGCAAATCTGGGTTCCGACATCGTATATTCGGGAACGGTGAATGCCGCTTTGGAAGCAAACATGCTCGGTATCCCGGCGGTTGCATTTTCCCAGTCGCTTCTCAGGACACAAGATGAAGACAGTTCCGCGTATTTTAGGGAAGCGGCCAATCTTTCGGTGCAGCTGATGCAGGCATTTGCGGTGGAAGAACTAAAAGAGTGTATTTATAATGTCAATTTTCCAGCCGCCGCTGGAAGCGCTATCCGGGGCATTAGGTTTTGCGAGCAGGGGATCAGCGCCTATGACGATACCTATGAGAAACGAACGGATCCCTTTGGAAGAGAATATTTTTGGATTAGCGGACATTTGATGGAGGATGAATATAACGAAAAACACCAGACCGATATCAAGTGGAACCGGGAGGGATACATCACGATAACGCCCCTAAAATGGAATCAAACCGCCCGGGACGAGCTGACTTCTTTAAAATGCAAGATGAAAGAGATAAAATTGCATTTCTAA
- a CDS encoding acyl-CoA carboxylase subunit beta, translated as MGKLEELRQKNAEVLAGNEQNVQAQHAAGKKTARERISSLLDKGSFVEIEKFVKRTLATPGFEAASETGEGVVCGYGTVADRAVFIYAQDYTVLSGSLSAAHASKIIKVMDMAAKNGVPVIGVLDSGGARISEGIAAIDSTAAILNKYNEISGVVPTVTIVAGPCIGTAAYITAVSDFTLMVDGISAVALHGPQIYASALGKGIEAKEFFGARNHAEKTGLAQFVCANEDECAGTVKKLISFLPSNNLDEAPYEVTADDLNRQLPFTGEEKYDAKAVIAAVCDGGDLLELQSAYAADIILAFGRINGNVCGFIANSDTDITGAGAKKAARFVELLDAFNIPVVTLANCGGTKFDVEAEQDSLIRDAARLISAYAQAGIPKLTLITGKAVGDGFAVMCPKALGADMVYAWPNAEISSMPSEAGALVLYEDEIDKAEDGVAAKAQMKDKYIAEYANPWQAAAQGVIDDVIEPAHTRQILVAALEMTISKRENKLPKKHGVLPL; from the coding sequence ATGGGCAAACTGGAAGAGCTCAGGCAAAAGAACGCAGAAGTTCTTGCGGGTAATGAGCAGAATGTTCAGGCTCAGCACGCCGCTGGAAAAAAGACTGCGCGTGAGAGAATCAGCAGCCTGCTCGACAAGGGCAGCTTCGTTGAAATCGAAAAGTTTGTAAAGCGTACGTTGGCGACCCCGGGTTTTGAGGCCGCAAGCGAAACAGGCGAGGGCGTAGTATGTGGATACGGGACGGTTGCAGACCGGGCGGTATTTATCTACGCACAGGATTATACGGTCCTTTCGGGGTCGCTTTCCGCGGCGCATGCGTCTAAGATTATCAAGGTCATGGACATGGCTGCCAAAAACGGTGTTCCGGTCATTGGCGTGCTCGACTCAGGCGGTGCGCGTATCTCGGAAGGGATTGCGGCGATTGACAGTACGGCGGCGATCCTGAACAAATATAATGAAATTTCGGGCGTGGTGCCCACGGTTACGATCGTGGCGGGGCCGTGCATTGGCACAGCAGCCTATATTACAGCGGTATCCGATTTTACACTGATGGTAGACGGTATTTCCGCTGTTGCGCTTCATGGACCGCAGATATATGCGTCTGCACTTGGCAAGGGCATTGAGGCGAAGGAATTTTTCGGTGCCAGGAATCACGCTGAAAAGACCGGACTTGCACAATTTGTATGTGCGAATGAAGACGAATGCGCTGGGACCGTAAAAAAGCTTATTTCGTTCCTGCCGTCCAACAACTTGGACGAAGCGCCCTACGAAGTTACGGCAGACGACCTTAATCGTCAGCTTCCGTTTACGGGAGAAGAGAAGTACGATGCAAAAGCGGTAATAGCTGCGGTTTGCGATGGAGGCGATTTGCTTGAACTTCAGTCTGCTTACGCTGCGGATATAATTCTTGCCTTTGGCAGGATCAACGGCAATGTATGCGGTTTTATCGCCAATTCGGATACGGATATTACGGGCGCAGGCGCGAAGAAAGCGGCGCGGTTCGTGGAACTGCTGGATGCCTTTAATATACCGGTTGTTACGCTTGCTAATTGCGGCGGTACGAAATTCGACGTGGAAGCGGAGCAGGATTCTCTGATCCGGGATGCGGCGCGCCTGATCTCTGCCTATGCGCAGGCGGGAATCCCCAAACTTACCCTGATTACGGGCAAAGCAGTGGGAGATGGATTCGCTGTAATGTGCCCTAAAGCGCTTGGCGCTGATATGGTTTATGCGTGGCCGAATGCGGAGATATCCTCTATGCCCTCCGAAGCAGGCGCGCTCGTTTTGTATGAGGATGAAATTGATAAAGCAGAAGACGGTGTTGCTGCAAAGGCCCAGATGAAAGACAAATATATCGCGGAATACGCGAATCCGTGGCAGGCAGCGGCTCAGGGCGTGATCGACGATGTGATCGAGCCCGCGCATACCCGCCAGATTCTTGTGGCCGCACTCGAAATGACGATTTCAAAACGGGAAAACAAGCTGCCGAAGAAGCACGGCGTGCTTCCGCTCTAG
- a CDS encoding biotin/lipoyl-containing protein — translation MRRFIINVNGNSYNVDVEEVGAPAPQAAPVAAPAAAPAAPPAPAPQAAPPAPAPTAAPADGIKVTAPMPGNILDIQVTEGQQVAEGDILVILEAMKMENEIMAPHAGTVKTISVAKGASVETGDLLVVIG, via the coding sequence ATGCGCAGATTTATTATTAATGTCAATGGAAATTCTTATAACGTAGATGTAGAAGAGGTTGGTGCACCCGCGCCCCAGGCCGCCCCGGTTGCTGCTCCTGCAGCGGCGCCTGCCGCTCCGCCGGCTCCGGCACCTCAGGCTGCTCCGCCGGCACCCGCTCCTACAGCAGCGCCCGCCGACGGCATTAAAGTCACGGCGCCGATGCCGGGGAACATTCTCGATATTCAAGTAACGGAAGGCCAGCAGGTTGCGGAAGGCGACATACTGGTCATTCTTGAAGCAATGAAAATGGAAAATGAAATTATGGCTCCTCATGCAGGGACAGTCAAAACGATTTCAGTTGCAAAAGGAGCTTCCGTAGAAACCGGAGACCTTCTTGTGGTAATTGGTTAA
- a CDS encoding BaiN/RdsA family NAD(P)/FAD-dependent oxidoreductase, translating to MNKLIVIGAGAAGMMGAYAAASRGVSTTIIEKNEKAGKKLFITGKGRCNITNNCDISDFFPQIVHNSKFLMSALYTLGNEGLITLLNENGLQTRVERGGRVFPQSDRSNDVIKTMLRLVRTAGAHLRLDTAVKRIEKQEETFIVSLGDGTDLHADAVLIATGGKSYPRTGSTGDGYRFAQEFGHRIVPPHPALVPLEDVHHVCPKMQGLTLKNINFSLFQNDKRIYSEQGELLFTHFGISGPVVLSASSLINHEEQPLVLRAEIDLKPALSLEQLDARLLREFEEAKNKQLKNVMLELLPGKMVHPFLVESGLDPEKAVHSVTRQERERLCRSLKAFSIAIADTRPIEEGIITAGGVCVKEINPSTMESKLVRNLYFAGEVMDVDAKTGGFNLQIAFSTGFLAGTSVFN from the coding sequence ATGAATAAACTGATTGTTATTGGAGCTGGGGCTGCGGGCATGATGGGGGCTTATGCGGCTGCGTCACGCGGGGTTTCCACAACTATAATTGAAAAGAACGAAAAGGCGGGCAAGAAACTTTTTATCACGGGGAAGGGGCGCTGCAACATTACCAATAACTGTGATATCAGTGATTTTTTCCCACAGATCGTGCATAATAGTAAATTTCTTATGAGCGCGCTTTATACGCTCGGCAACGAGGGACTTATTACCCTCTTAAACGAGAACGGACTGCAGACCAGGGTTGAGCGCGGGGGGCGGGTGTTTCCGCAAAGCGATCGCTCGAATGACGTTATTAAGACTATGCTCCGCCTTGTACGAACAGCCGGAGCGCATCTTCGGCTGGATACCGCGGTGAAGCGGATCGAAAAACAGGAAGAGACATTTATCGTGTCTTTGGGAGACGGCACTGATTTGCATGCGGACGCGGTATTGATCGCTACGGGTGGAAAATCTTATCCGCGGACCGGGTCAACGGGCGACGGATACCGGTTTGCGCAGGAGTTCGGCCACCGCATCGTGCCGCCGCACCCGGCATTGGTTCCGCTTGAAGATGTACATCATGTTTGTCCTAAGATGCAGGGGCTGACCCTTAAGAATATAAATTTTTCCCTCTTCCAAAACGATAAAAGGATATATTCCGAGCAGGGCGAGCTTCTGTTCACACATTTTGGGATATCCGGACCGGTAGTATTATCTGCAAGCAGCCTCATCAATCATGAGGAACAGCCGCTTGTCCTGCGTGCGGAGATCGACTTGAAACCGGCCCTCAGCTTGGAACAACTGGACGCAAGACTTTTACGCGAATTTGAAGAGGCGAAAAACAAGCAGCTTAAGAATGTTATGCTTGAGCTTTTGCCGGGAAAAATGGTGCATCCGTTTTTAGTGGAAAGCGGACTCGATCCGGAAAAAGCGGTCCACAGCGTTACGCGACAAGAAAGGGAGCGCCTTTGCAGGAGCCTGAAGGCTTTTTCTATTGCGATTGCCGATACGCGGCCGATAGAGGAAGGGATCATTACTGCCGGGGGCGTATGTGTGAAGGAAATCAACCCGTCGACAATGGAGTCGAAATTGGTGCGAAATCTCTACTTTGCGGGCGAGGTAATGGATGTAGACGCGAAAACAGGCGGTTTTAACCTTCAAATCGCATTTTCCACCGGATTTCTTGCCGGGACAAGCGTATTTAATTGA
- the scpB gene encoding SMC-Scp complex subunit ScpB, with translation MNKNEICGAVMAALFVSGDAVEIRAFAELFGMDPDELDILLQEIIEEKKNRGEGLLFVRLGDKIQLCTNPKYADYIKALLVPDEHTSLSKSVLETLSIVAYKQPVTRSEIDEIRGVRSNYAVTTLVEKGLIHVVGKKDVLGRPSLFATTDEFLRHFGISSLEELPKIDFEELEKGSLE, from the coding sequence GTGAATAAGAATGAAATATGCGGGGCTGTTATGGCTGCGTTATTCGTTTCCGGCGATGCCGTTGAGATTCGGGCGTTTGCGGAATTGTTCGGTATGGATCCCGATGAACTGGATATCCTCCTGCAGGAAATCATAGAAGAAAAAAAGAACCGCGGGGAGGGCTTACTGTTCGTTCGTTTGGGAGACAAGATACAGCTTTGCACAAATCCCAAATATGCGGATTATATCAAAGCGCTGCTTGTCCCGGATGAGCACACTTCCCTTTCAAAATCCGTGCTGGAAACGCTGAGCATCGTAGCCTATAAACAGCCGGTGACACGCTCTGAGATTGATGAAATCCGGGGGGTTCGATCGAATTACGCGGTCACCACACTGGTGGAAAAGGGGCTGATTCATGTAGTTGGGAAAAAAGATGTCCTTGGACGGCCGTCACTTTTTGCAACGACGGACGAGTTTTTAAGGCATTTTGGGATATCCTCCTTAGAAGAGCTTCCCAAAATAGATTTTGAGGAATTGGAAAAAGGCAGCCTGGAGTAA
- a CDS encoding oxaloacetate decarboxylase subunit alpha yields the protein MAKVNIMDTIMRDAHQSQAATRMTTEEMLPVAPLMDSIGYWSIECWGGATFDACLRFLNEDPWERLRKLRKAMPNTKLQMLLRGQNLLGYKHYADDVVDFFVKMACKNGIDVIRIFDALNDTRNLRQSIESTNRYGGWPEVALSYTTSPVHTLDYFIELSQELEQMGAKSICIKDMANLLLPYEAYNLVSAMKKHVKVPIHLHTHNTSGVGDMTYLKAIEAGVDIIDTALSPLGNGTSQPATESMVATLAGTEYDTGLDLKKLTEAAKYFTKVADRLKADGFLDPKVLGIDINTLLYQVPGGMLSNLISQLKQSGAEDKLMDVLAEVPRVREDFGYPPLVTPSSQIVGTQAVLNVLSGERYKMVTKESKAMLRGEYGRLPAPVNEEVRKKCIGDDEIITVRPADLLPPEMDKYREEVKGWMEQEEDIVTYAMFPQVAPKFFEFRRANQYKLDSEMLDKDNMIHPV from the coding sequence ATGGCAAAAGTAAATATTATGGATACAATCATGAGGGACGCGCACCAGTCGCAGGCGGCGACGCGCATGACGACGGAAGAAATGCTTCCAGTCGCGCCCCTTATGGACAGCATCGGCTATTGGTCGATCGAATGCTGGGGCGGCGCAACGTTTGACGCGTGCCTCCGTTTTCTGAATGAAGACCCGTGGGAGCGCTTGCGCAAGCTCAGGAAGGCGATGCCCAACACAAAACTGCAAATGCTTCTGCGCGGACAGAATCTTCTCGGATATAAACATTATGCAGACGACGTCGTTGACTTCTTTGTAAAGATGGCATGCAAAAACGGGATTGATGTCATCCGTATTTTCGATGCGCTTAACGACACGCGCAATCTGCGCCAGTCGATCGAATCGACTAACCGTTACGGCGGATGGCCGGAGGTCGCGCTTTCCTATACGACAAGCCCGGTGCATACGCTGGATTACTTTATTGAACTTTCCCAGGAGCTTGAACAGATGGGTGCGAAATCCATCTGTATCAAGGACATGGCAAACCTGTTGCTGCCTTACGAGGCCTATAATCTCGTTTCGGCAATGAAAAAGCATGTCAAGGTTCCGATCCACCTGCACACGCATAACACCAGCGGCGTGGGGGATATGACCTATCTGAAGGCGATCGAAGCGGGTGTCGACATCATTGATACGGCGCTTTCGCCGCTTGGAAACGGCACGTCCCAGCCGGCAACGGAATCCATGGTCGCAACGCTTGCGGGGACCGAATACGATACGGGACTTGATCTGAAAAAGCTGACGGAAGCGGCGAAATATTTTACCAAGGTTGCGGACAGGCTGAAAGCCGATGGATTCCTTGATCCTAAGGTTTTGGGCATCGACATCAACACGCTTCTGTACCAAGTTCCGGGTGGAATGCTCTCAAACCTGATCAGCCAGCTTAAACAGTCGGGCGCGGAAGATAAACTTATGGACGTGCTGGCCGAAGTACCGCGCGTACGTGAAGACTTTGGCTACCCGCCGCTGGTTACGCCTTCAAGCCAGATCGTCGGCACACAGGCTGTGCTGAATGTTCTTTCCGGCGAACGCTATAAGATGGTGACAAAGGAATCCAAGGCAATGCTGCGTGGCGAATATGGCAGACTGCCTGCGCCGGTCAACGAAGAAGTGCGGAAAAAATGCATCGGAGACGATGAGATCATCACGGTTCGGCCGGCAGACCTCCTTCCTCCTGAAATGGATAAATACAGGGAAGAAGTCAAAGGATGGATGGAGCAGGAAGAAGATATCGTAACTTACGCAATGTTCCCGCAGGTAGCACCGAAGTTCTTTGAATTCCGGCGCGCGAACCAGTACAAGCTAGATTCGGAAATGCTGGATAAGGATAACATGATCCACCCGGTATAA
- a CDS encoding sodium ion-translocating decarboxylase subunit beta gives MIGIACVLLYLAIVKKFEPLLLLPIAFGMLLTNLPIAEMYHTELFAGGHVDWTNFQGTAGLLDYLYLGVKLGIYPPLIFLGVGAMTDFGPLIANPKSLLLGAAAQLGIFIALILALLVGFDPNVAASIGIIGGADGPTAIYVTSKLAPEFLGPIAVAAYTYMALVPVIQPPIMKLCTTKKERSIKMEQLRHVSKREKIIFPIAVTIFVSLLVPAAAPLVGMLMLGNLMRESGVVDRLSNTAQNELMNIVTIFLGVSVGATTNGSVFLSGTTVGIIILGVIAFGCGTLGGVLLGKLMCKLTHGKVNPLIGSAGVSAVPMAARVSQKVGQAENPSNFLLMHAMGPNVAGVIGSAVAAGVLLSLFG, from the coding sequence ATGATAGGTATAGCATGCGTATTGCTTTACCTGGCCATTGTTAAAAAATTCGAGCCGTTGTTGCTCTTGCCGATTGCATTCGGCATGCTGTTGACAAATCTGCCGATTGCGGAAATGTACCATACGGAGCTTTTTGCCGGCGGACATGTAGACTGGACGAACTTCCAGGGGACAGCCGGTTTGCTGGATTATTTGTATCTCGGGGTAAAGCTTGGCATCTATCCGCCGCTTATTTTCCTTGGCGTCGGCGCGATGACAGATTTTGGACCGTTGATTGCAAACCCAAAGAGTTTGCTCCTTGGGGCTGCGGCACAGCTTGGCATCTTTATTGCGCTTATTTTGGCCCTGCTCGTCGGGTTCGATCCGAATGTCGCGGCGTCGATTGGTATTATCGGAGGTGCGGACGGACCGACGGCAATTTATGTTACGTCAAAGCTGGCGCCTGAGTTCCTGGGGCCGATTGCGGTGGCGGCATATACATATATGGCACTCGTGCCTGTTATACAGCCGCCGATCATGAAGCTGTGCACGACAAAAAAAGAGCGTTCCATCAAGATGGAACAGCTTCGCCACGTATCGAAGCGCGAGAAGATCATCTTCCCGATCGCAGTTACAATTTTCGTATCCCTGCTTGTACCTGCAGCGGCGCCGCTTGTCGGCATGCTGATGCTTGGCAACCTGATGCGTGAATCCGGCGTGGTGGACAGGCTGTCCAACACAGCCCAGAACGAACTGATGAACATCGTCACGATCTTCCTTGGCGTATCGGTCGGCGCAACGACAAACGGATCTGTATTCCTTTCCGGAACGACAGTCGGCATTATCATCCTCGGCGTAATTGCCTTTGGGTGCGGTACACTTGGCGGTGTGCTGCTTGGAAAACTTATGTGCAAACTGACGCACGGCAAGGTGAACCCGTTGATTGGTTCCGCCGGCGTGTCCGCGGTGCCTATGGCCGCGCGCGTATCCCAGAAGGTCGGTCAGGCGGAGAACCCTTCCAACTTCCTGCTCATGCACGCAATGGGTCCGAACGTGGCAGGCGTAATCGGCTCGGCAGTGGCGGCAGGCGTGCTGCTCTCGCTGTTTGGCTAA